The Gemmatimonadales bacterium region GACATCGACCGCTTCGTGACGCGCAACGTGCGGGTCGCGCTGCGCGGCGTGGTGGAGGCGGAGTCGGGATTCGCGCTCTCCGGCCCGCTGGTCCTCACGCCGAACGAAGTGCGAGTGAGCGGCCCCCGCATGCTGGTGGCCGAGGTGGACTCCGTGGTGACCGAGCCGATCGAGGTTCGCGGGGTGACGGCGGCGTTCGAGCGAACGGTACTGCTGGATACGCTGCGCAGCCTCTACCTGCGGGTATCGCCGCGCGAAGTCGTGCTGTCGGGCCGGGTGCGGAAGTCGTGATCCTTACTCCGATCACCGTGCTGGGCATCGAGACCTCCTGCGACGAGACGTCGGCGGCGGTAGTGCGCGGCGTGCCTGACGGCGACCGCGCCGAGTTGGCTTCGTGCGTCATCCTCTCGCAGGACGTGCACCACGTCTACCAGGGCGTCGTGCCGGAGCTGGCGTCGCGCGCGCATCTCAAGGCGGTGGGGCCGGTGGTGGACCGCGCGCTCGAGGACGCGAAGTACCAGCTCGATGACGTTGACCTCGTCGCGGTGACCGCCGGGCCGGGGCTCGTCGGAGCGCTCCTGGTGGGCGTGAGCTACGCCAAGGGCCTCGCGCTCGCGATGGAGAAGCCGCTGGTCGGCATCCATCACCTCGAGGCGCACCTCTTCGGCACGGCGCTGGAGGATGTGGACGCCGCGCCGCCTTTCATCGGGCTCATCGTCTCGGGCGGCCACACGATGCTGCTGGACGTGGAGCGCTGGGGCCACTACCGCCTTCTGGGCGCTACCCGCGACGACGCGGTCGGCGAAGCGTTCGACAAGGTCGGTTCGCTCCTCGGTCTGGGCTTTCCCGGCGGGCCGGCCATCGAGCGCGAGGCCGCGAAGGGCGACCCCTCGCGCTACCGCTTCCCTCGGCC contains the following coding sequences:
- the tsaD gene encoding tRNA (adenosine(37)-N6)-threonylcarbamoyltransferase complex transferase subunit TsaD; the protein is MILTPITVLGIETSCDETSAAVVRGVPDGDRAELASCVILSQDVHHVYQGVVPELASRAHLKAVGPVVDRALEDAKYQLDDVDLVAVTAGPGLVGALLVGVSYAKGLALAMEKPLVGIHHLEAHLFGTALEDVDAAPPFIGLIVSGGHTMLLDVERWGHYRLLGATRDDAVGEAFDKVGSLLGLGFPGGPAIEREAAKGDPSRYRFPRPMLHGGQKPGDSDYFDLSMSGLKTAVVYAVRGVKDLDAERPHLARGFQDAVIAVLVAKVLRAVERTGRPRVVLGGGVACNGALKQALRDALKQRGVTLHSPTPRIATDNAAMIARTGLFRASEAGGVVDAEARLPFPGLEQ